The Klebsiella quasivariicola region GGGCGGCACTCATGGGTTATGCCTCCTGCCCGTTAATCTCTGGCGTCGGGTCAGTCAGCCATGAAGGGGCGGCGTTGCCTGTCGGCTCGTCCGGCAGGTCAAATGTGGAGCGCAGGCTACGCGCGGTGCTTTCCAACTGGCAGACCAGACCGGCCATAAAGTCTCTGGGGGTATCAATCATATTTTCAGCACAGTATGCGCACAGGGTCTCAAAGGCGCTGGACAGTCGAACGGCGATGGCAGATTCCGCCTCAACCGCTAACGCTGTAACTTCCGCACGCAGCTTCTTCACCTCTTCGTCAGGCTTGGGCGGTTGGATACGGGATTTCTTCTCCAGTTTTGTGGAGAGCGAGTCGATTTTTTCGTTTTTGTCGGCAAGCACGCGCTGTTGTGCTGCGTTGGTTTCACGCGCTTCGCGTAGGGCCGCTTTCAGTTCGCGGCTTGTCATGCGATCAATATCATCGAGGCTCATACCAGC contains the following coding sequences:
- a CDS encoding DUF3102 domain-containing protein; its protein translation is MGRTKSQPVELVEDAPLTDGLSVSLNAMSEHRLEIMQQFGDGLPYERDRIVHETRFYMAQSAEAMLEAGKRLVILKENEPHGDFIDIVESQLSLSKRTAQVMMQASLKYLSPKLEPKAQALALLGKTKLFELMTEDDEDLVELADGGTIAGMSLDDIDRMTSRELKAALREARETNAAQQRVLADKNEKIDSLSTKLEKKSRIQPPKPDEEVKKLRAEVTALAVEAESAIAVRLSSAFETLCAYCAENMIDTPRDFMAGLVCQLESTARSLRSTFDLPDEPTGNAAPSWLTDPTPEINGQEA